In Trifolium pratense cultivar HEN17-A07 linkage group LG7, ARS_RC_1.1, whole genome shotgun sequence, a genomic segment contains:
- the LOC123898464 gene encoding actin-depolymerizing factor 3-like encodes MANAASGMAVHDDCKLRFMELKAKRTHRFIVYKIEEAQKQVVVETLGDPAKGYEDFTKCLPADECRYAVYDFEYLTEGNVPKSRIFFIGWSPDTARVRSKMIYASSKDRFKRELDGIQIELQATDPSEMDLDVFKSRAN; translated from the exons ATG GCAAATGCAGCATCAGGTATGGCAGTCCATGATGACTGCAAGTTAAGGTTTATGGAGCTCAAGGCAAAAAGGACACACCGCTTTATAGTTTATAAGATCGAGGAGGCTCAGAAGCAAGTTGTTGTGGAGACGCTTGGTGATCCAGCTAAAGGCTATGAAGATTTCACCAAGTGCCTTCCAGCTGATGAGTGCCGTTATGCTGTTTATGATTTTGAGTATCTGACAGAAGGGAATGTCCCCAAAAGCAGAATTTTTTTCATTGGGTG GTCGCCTGATACTGCAAGGGTGAGAAGCAAGATGATTTATGCAAGCTCCAAAGACAGGTTCAAGAGGGAGCTTGACGGAATTCAGATAGAGTTGCAGGCAACTGATCCTTCTGAAATGGATCTTGATGTGTTCAAAAGCCGTGCAAACTAA
- the LOC123899175 gene encoding uncharacterized protein LOC123899175 → MEEIDKVVEEVEKVKKEWNEAYSKTQDHIKAIGEYGKSGRSKEDEKNSLARLNGIAQDGLSFLSSLDFNLDLLAPQLPTQQEVDSARKLLQSWKTLTQSLRQSLRNANLQAKANLRKAAQEERELLLGGGEESTVRRRNLQTKAGMTSAAESITESLRRTRQLMVQEVERNTSTLMTLDESTGVLKKAESEYKGHRSLLMRTRNLLSTMQRQDIIDRVILGVGFLLFSLAVLYVVSKRIGILTLQRKVTGAIKAGMVGQAVQRPQAVADDMNLHQVRVDHVHNIEAPLQQQIHDEL, encoded by the exons ATGGAAGAAATTGACAAGGTTGTAGAAGAAGTGGAAAAAGTGAAAAAAGAATGGAACGAAGCTTATAGTAAAACACAAGATCACATTAAGGCAATTGGAGAATACGGTAAATCAGGAAGATCTAAAGAAGATGAGAAAAATTCACTTGCTAGATTGAATGGTATTGCTCAAGATGGTTTATCGTTTCTTTCTTCTTTGGATTTCAATCTCGATCTTCTCGCTCCACAATTACCTACTCAACAAGAAGTTGATTCTGCTCGAAAATTGCTTCAATCATGGAAAACCCTAACTCAAag TTTGCGGCAAAGTTTGAGGAATGCTAATCTACAAGCGAAAGCTAACTTAAGGAAAGCTGCTCAGGAGGAG AGAGAACTACTTCTAGGAGGTGGAGAAGAGTCCACAGTCCGCAGACGCAATTTGCA GACAAAAGCTGGAATGACATCTGCGGCAGAGAGCATCACAGAAAGCCTCCGACGTACTCGTCAATTGATGGTTCAG GAGGTTGAAAGAAACACAAGCACACTTATGACTCTTG ATGAATCAACAGGAGTGTTAAAAAAGGCTGAAAGTGAATATAAAGGACACCGCTCATTGTTGATGAGAACTAGAAATCTTCTCTCCACAATGCAACGTCAAGATATCATAGACAG GGTGATACTTGGGGTTGGCTTTTTGTTGTTCTCCCTTGCCGTTCTTTATGTTGTTTCCAAGCGGATTGGAATACTTACGTTGCAGAGAAAGGTTACCGGGGCTATAAAGGCTGGCATGGTAGGGCAGGCAGTGCAAAGACCACAAGCTGTTGCAGATGACATGAATCTTCATCAAGTCAGAGTTGATCATGTTCATAATATAGAGGCTCCTTTACAACAACAAATACATGATGAACTTTGA
- the LOC123898703 gene encoding protein FAR1-RELATED SEQUENCE 8-like: MSSGDTMCSLNDKDLCLNPNLDITIDEGSPNTEQLLEVVDEGNELENGCSQLFGLDGSEHENGRDETTVVDSHNGESQGKKDYTQPVVGMEFETYDDAYNYYNSYAREIGFAIRVKSSWAKRNSKEKRGAVLCCNCEGFKTIKEANSHRKETRTGCLAMIRLRLVESNMWRVDEVKLEHNHSFDPERAQNSKSHKRTDSGTKRKVEPTLDVEVRTIKLYRPPTVDASGYGSSNSNEGGTSNNVKFSRSLKLKKGDAKLISNYFCHCQLTSPNFFYVMDLNDDGQLRNIFWIDSRSRSAFNYFGDVVAFDSTYLSNNYEIPLVAFVGVNHHGQSVLLGCGMLADETFETYIWLFRAWLTSMSGRPPQTIVTNQSKTVRSAIAEVFPRAHHRICLLQVMQSICGFMVQFQEYEALQMALTKVIYDPKTIDEFERDWDALIQHFGIRNHEKLQTLHEEREHWAPVYSKDTFFAGIYDYEKGESVVPYFKGHVHQQTSLKDFFEIYELVQQQKQKTEALDDLESQNSNRLLKTSCYYELQLSKLYTNAIFRKLQDEVVMMSSCFCVSQVQTNESIVTYMVKEDQGKDQGEEPVRDDRHFEVLYDKAVAEVRCICSCFNFKGYPCRHALYILNCNGVEEIPRQYILSRWRKDFKRLYVPHLNSDDVDITNPVQCFDHLYKRAMQVVEEGMISENHYIVSWQTFKESLNKIRRTSLNI; the protein is encoded by the exons ATGTCAAGCGGTGATACCATGTGTTCTCTAAATGATAAGGACTTGTGTCTGAACCCTAATCTTGATATCACG ATAGATGAAGGATCTCCAAACACTGAACAACTACTTGAGGTTGTGGACGAGGGCAACGAGCTTGAGAATGGTTGTAGTCAATTGTTTGGGCTTGATGGAAGCGAACATGAAAATGGACGAGATGAAACAACTGTAGTTGACAGTCACAATGGAGAATCTCAAGGAAAAAAAGACTACACCCAACCTGTTGTGGGAATGGAGTTTGAAACTTACGATGATGCCTATAACTATTATAATAGCTATGCTAGGGAGATTGGATTTGCTATTCGGGTCAAATCTTCGTGGGCCAAACGTAACAGTAAAGAGAAGCGTGGTGCTGTCTTGTGCTGTAACTGTGAGGGTTTCAAAACAATTAAAGAAGCTAATAGTCATAGGAAAGAAACAAGAACAGGCTGTCTAGCAATGATTAGATTGAGATTAGTGGAATCTAACATGTGGAGGGTCGATGAAGTTAAGCTTGAGCATAACCATTCATTTGATCCTGAGAGAGCTCAAAACTCTAAATCGCATAAGAGGACGGACAGTGGAACCAAAAGAAAAGTTGAGCCAACTCTTGATGTTGAAGTACGGACAATCAAGTTATATCGCCCACCAACTGTAGATGCTTCCGGTTATGGGAGCTCAAATTCTAATGAAGGAGGAACTAGCAACAATGTTAAATTTTCCAGGAGTTTGAAACTTAAAAAAGGCGATGCAAAACTGATTTCAAATTACTTCTGCCACTGTCAACTCACGAGTCCTAACTTTTTCTATGTGATGGATCTAAATGATGATGGACAACTAAGGAACATATTTTGGATTGATTCTAGATCTAGGTCtgcatttaattattttggtgATGTGGTTGCATTCGACTCAACATATTTGTCGAACAATTATGAGATTCCCCTTGTTGCATTTGTTGGTGTTAATCACCACGGTCAATCTGTTTTGCTAGGATGTGGTATGCTTGCAGATGAGACATTTGAAACATATATTTGGTTATTTAGGGCATGGCTTACTTCTATGTCTGGTCGCCCTCCACAAACTATTGTTACAAACCAATCTAAGACCGTGCGAAGTGCAATAGCAGAGGTTTTTCCGAGGGCTCACCATAGAATTTGCCTACTACAAGTAATGCAGAGTATCTGTGGATTTATGGTGCAGTTTCAAGAATATGAGGCGCTTCAGATGGCGCTAACAAAAGTCATATATGACCCTAAAACAATAGATGAATTTGAAAGGGATTGGGATGCCCTGATCCAGCATTTTGGAATAAGAAATCACGAAAAGCTCCAAACCTTGCATGAGGAACGAGAACACTGGGCTCCAGTTTACTCCAAGGACACATTTTTTGCTGGAATTTATGATTATGAAAAGGGTGAATCTGTGGTTCCGTATTTCAAGGGTCATGTGCATCAACAAACTTCTTTGAAAGATTTTTTTGAGATTTATGAATTAGTTCAACAACAGAAGCAAAAAACTGAAGCTCTTGATGATTTGGAGTCGCAAAATTCAAACCGGTTACTAAAAACAAGTTGCTACTATGAGCTGCAACTCTCTAAATTGTACACAAATGCAATATTCAGGAAGTTGCAAGATGAGGTGGTAATGATGTCTTCCTGTTTCTGCGTCTCACAAGTTCAAACAAACGAGTCTATAGTAACATACATGGTAAAAGAAGATCAAGGAAAAGATCAAGGAGAAGAACCAGTAAGAGATGATAGGCATTTTGAAGTGCTGTATGATAAAGCGGTAGCCGAAGTACGCTGCATTTGTAGTTGCTTTAACTTCAAAGGATACCCATGCAGGCATGCCTTGTATATCCTTAATTGCAATGGCGTGGAGGAAATTCCACGTCAATATATTTTGTCTAGATGGAGGAAAGATTTTAAGCGATTGTATGTACCACATCTCAACTCAGATGATGTTGATATTACCAACCCAGTTCAGTGTTTTGATCATTTGTACAAACGTGCTATGCAAGTAGTTGAAGAAGGCATGATTTCCGAAAATCATTATATAGTTTCTTGGCAGACATTTAAAGAGTCTTTGAATAAGATTCGCCGGACAAGTTTGAATATATAA
- the LOC123896257 gene encoding uncharacterized protein LOC123896257: protein MSEFHTQNLVTVDSQPPPEHEQQHFKMDDISLCCDQIPDGEGIDILKDEDDVVIELDCQNDLSEGRKEFLAPAVGMEFESYDDAYNYYICYAKEVGFCVRVKNSWFKRNSREKYGAVLCCSSQGFKRIKDASNLRKETRTGCPAMIRMRLVESQRWRIREVTLEHNHILGATIHKSIKNMGSGTKKKLLPSCFNAEGQTVKLYRALVIDAGGNGNSNFNARDDKTFSEYSNEMNLKKGDAQAIYNFLCRMQLTNPNFFYLMDFNDEGRLRNVLWVDARSRAACGYFSDVVYFDNTYLSNKYEIPLVAFVGLNHHGQTVLLGCGLLAGEMPESYTWLFRTWVTCMSGCSPQTIITDRCKALQSVIAEIFPKSHHCFGLSLIMKKVPEKLGGLHNYDGIRKALIKAVYETLKVIEFEAAWGFMIQRFGVSDHEWLRSLYEDRVHWAPVYLKDKFFGGMSAARPGESISPFFDKYVHKQTPLKEFLDKYELALHKKYKEESLADIESRSSSPLLKTKCSFELQLSRMYTKEIFTKFQFEVGEMFSCFGTTQLHVDGAIVIFLVKERVLIEGNRREIKDFEVLYSRSAGEVRCICCCFNFYGYLCRHALCVLNFNGVEEIPPKYILSRWKKDYKRLYIPDHTFGSSDDTDRIHRSNQLFRGALQVVEEGVLSVDHYNIALQALEESLIKVCDVEQGHDGEGFDLMMLEFQTQNLVTIDAAVDSQPPREEEQEQHLKMDDTSLYCDQIPDADDVLIELDCQNDPSEGRKEFLAPASRMEFESYDDAYNYYICYAKEVGFCVRVKNSWFKRNSREKYGAVLCCSSQGFKRIKDVNSFRKETRTGCPAMIKMGLVESQRWRIHEVTLEHNHILGATIHKSIKNVGIGTKKKLLPSCSNAEVQTVKLYRALVIDAGGNGNSNSNARDNKTFSEYSNELNLKKGDVQTIYNFLCRMQLTNPNFFYSMDFNDEGHLRNVLWVDARSKTACGYFGDVIYFDNTYLSNKYEIPLVAFVGINQHGQTVLLGCGLLAGETIESYTWLFRTWVMCMSGCSPQTIITDRCRALQIAIAEIFPKSHHCFGLSLIMKKVPEKLGGLHNYDAIRKALIKAVYETLKVIEFEAAWGVMIHCFGVSDHEWLRSLYEDRVHWAPVYLKDKFFGGMTAARPGESVCPFFDKYVHKQTPLKEFLDKYELALHQKYKEESLADIESRSSSPLLITKCSFELQLSRMYTKEIFTKFQFEVGEMFSCFGTTQLHVDGPIIIFLVKERVLTDGNRREIKDFEVLYNRSAGEVRCICCCFNFYGYLCRHALCVLNFNGVEEIPPKYILSRWKKDYKRLYIPDHNFGSSDDTDRIHRSNQLFRSALQVVEEGILSVDHYNVALQAFEESFIKARDVE from the exons ATGTCGGAGTTCCACACCCAAAATCTTGTTACCGTCGATTCTCAACCTCCACCAGAACATGAACAACAACACTTTAAG ATGGACGATATTTCTCTGTGCTGTGATCAAATACCAGATGGAGAAGGCATTGATATTCTaaaagatgaagatgatgtaGTAATTGAATTAGATTGTCAAAATGATCTTTCTGAAGGAAGAAAAGAATTTCTCGCACCTGCTGTCGGAATGGAATTTGAGTCATATGATGATGcttacaattattatatttgttatGCCAAGGAGGTGGGATTTTGTGTGAGGGTGAAGAATTCATGGTTCAAGAGAAATAGTAGAGAAAAATACGGTGCAGTGCTTTGCTGTAGCAGTCAaggtttcaaaagaataaaagatGCTAGCAATTTGAGAAAAGAGACAAGAACTGGTTGTCCTGCGATGATAAGGATGAGATTAGTGGAGTCTCAGAGATGGAGGATACGTGAAGTTACCCTCGAACATAACCACATCTTAGGTGCTACGAtacataaatcaattaaaaatatgGGAAGTGGAACTAAAAAGAAGCTGTTGCCAAGTTGTTTTAATGCTGAGGGGCAAACAGTTAAGTTATATCGTGCACTTGTGATAGATGCAGGAGGTAATGgtaattcaaatttcaatgcAAGAGACGATAAAACTTTCTCTGAATATTCTAATGAGATGAACCTAAAAAAAGGTGATGCACAAGCCATTTATAATTTCCTTTGCCGTATGCAACTGACTAATCCAAACTTCTTTTATTTAATGGATTTCAACGATGAAGGGCGTTTGAGGAATGTCTTATGGGTTGATGCCAGGTCCAGGGCTGCATGTGGTTATTTTAGTGATGTCGTTTATTTTGACAACACTTATTTgtcaaacaaatatgaaattccTCTTGTAGCTTTTGTTGGACTAAATCACCATGGTCAAACAGTGTTATTAGGTTGTGGGCTGCTTGCAGGTGAAATGCCCGAATCATATACATGGTTGTTTAGAACATGGGTTACATGTATGTCAGGATGTTCTCCTCAAACTATTATTACAGATAGGTGCAAGGCTTTACAGAGTGTAATTGCAGAAATTTTTCCGAAATCTCATCATTGTTTTGGCTTGTCATTAATTATGAAAAAAGTACCAGAAAAATTGGGAGGGTTGCACAATTATGATGGAATCAGGAAAGCATTGATTAAAGCAGTTTATGAGACATTGAAAGTGATTGAATTTGAGGCCGCATGGGGATTTATGATTCAACGTTTTGGAGTTAGTGATCACGAGTGGCTTCGTTCCTTATATGAAGACCGAGTTCATTGGGCACCAGTATATTTAAAGGACAAGTtttttggtggaatgtctgcgGCACGCCCCGGTGAGAGTATTAGTCCATTTTTCGATAAATATGTGCACAAACAGACTCCTCTGAAGGAGTTTCTTGACAAGTATGAATTAGCTCTTCATAAGAAGTACAAGGAAGAATCTTTAGCAGATATTGAATCAAGAAGCTCAAGCCCCCTGCTTAAAACCAAATGTTCATTTGAACTGCAGCTCTCTAGAATGTACACAAAAGAAATATTCACCAAGTTCCAATTTGAAGTGGGAGAAATGTTCTCTTGTTTTGGTACGACTCAATTACACGTGGATGGTGCCATCGTAATCTTCTTAGTCAAAGAGCGTGTTTTGATCGAGGGAAACAGGCGAGAGATCAAGGATTTTGAAGTTTTGTACAGTAGATCAGCAGGTGAAGTTCGTTGTATTTGTTGTTGCTTTAATTTTTATGGATATCTATGTCGACATGCACTGTGCGTACTCAATTTTAATGGGGTGGAAGAGATTCCTCCTAAGTATATTCTTTCACGGTGGAAGAAAGATTACAAACGCCTTTATATTCCGGATCACACTTTTGGTAGTTCTGATGATACTGATCGTATTCACCGGTCTAACCAGTTATTTAGAGGTGCCTTACAAGTTGTAGAGGAGGGAGTACTTTCTGTAGACCATTACAATATAGCGTTGCAGGCTTTAGAAGAATCCCTTATTAAGGTCTGTGATGTAGAACAGGGACATGA TGGCGAAGGATTTGATTTGATGATGTTGGAGTTCCAGACCCAAAATCTTGTTACCATCGACGCCGCCGTCGATTCTCAACCTCCAcgagaagaagaacaagaacaacaCTTAAAG ATGGACGATACTTCTCTGTACTGCGATCAAATACCAGATGCAGATGATGTACTAATTGAATTAGACTGTCAAAATGATCCTTCTGAAGGAAGAAAGGAATTTCTCGCACCTGCTAGTAGAATGGAATTTGAATCATACGATGATGcttacaattattatatttgttatGCCAAGGAGGTGGGATTTTGTGTGAGGGTGAAGAATTCATGGTTCAAGAGAAATAGTAGAGAAAAATACGGTGCAGTGCTTTGCTGTAGCAGTCAaggtttcaaaagaataaaagatGTTAACAGTTTCAGAAAAGAGACAAGAACTGGTTGTCCTGCGATGATAAAGATGGGGTTAGTGGAGTCTCAGAGATGGAGGATACACGAGGTTACCCTCGAACATAACCACATCTTAGGTGCTACGAtacataaatcaattaaaaatgtGGGAATTGGGACTAAAAAGAAGTTGTTGCCTAGTTGTTCAAATGCTGAGGTTCAAACAGTTAAGTTATATCGTGCACTTGTGATAGATGCGGGAGGTAATGGTAATTCAAATTCCAATGCAAGAGACAATAAAACTTTCTCTGAATATTCTAATGAGTTGAATCTAAAAAAAGGTGACGTGCAAACCATTTATAATTTCCTTTGCCGTATGCAACTGACTAATCCAAACTTCTTTTATTCAATGGATTTCAACGATGAAGGGCATTTGAGGAATGTATTATGGGTTGATGCCAGGTCCAAGACTGCATGCGGTTATTTTGGtgatgttatttattttgacaacaCTTATTTgtcaaacaaatatgaaattccTCTTGTGGCTTTTGTTGGAATAAATCAACATGGTCAAACAGTGTTATTAGGTTGTGGGCTGCTTGCAGGTGAAACGATCGAATCATATACATGGTTGTTTAGAACATGGGTTATGTGTATGTCAGGATGTTCTCCTCAAACTATTATTACAGATAGGTGCAGGGCTTTGCAGATTGCAATTGCAGAAATTTTTCCGAAATCTCATCATTGTTTTGGCTTGTCATTAATTATGAAAAAAGTACCTGAAAAATTGGGAGGGTTGCACAATTACGATGCAATCAGGAAAGCATTGATTAAAGCAGTTTATGAGACATTGAAAGTGATTGAATTCGAGGCAGCATGGGGGGTTATGATTCATTGTTTTGGAGTTAGCGATCACGAGTGGCTTCGTTCCTTATATGAAGACCGAGTTCATTGGGCACCAGTATATTTAAAGGACAAGTTTTTTGGTGGAATGACTGCGGCACGTCCCGGTGAGAGTGTGTGTCCATTTTTCGATAAATATGTGCACAAACAGACTCCTTTGAAGGAGTTTCTTGACAAGTATGAATTAGCTCTTCATCAGAAGTACAAGGAAGAATCTTTAGCAGATATTGAATCAAGAAGCTCAAGCCCCTTGTTAATAACCAAATGTTCTTTTGAACTGCAGCTTTCTAGAATGTACACAAAAGAAATATTCACGAAGTTCCAATTCGAAGTGGGAGAAATGTTCTCATGTTTTGGTACGACTCAACTACACGTGGATGGTCCCATCATAATCTTCTTGGTCAAAGAGCGTGTTTTGACCGATGGAAACAGACGGGAGATTAAGGATTTCGAAGTTTTGTACAATAGATCAGCAGGTGAAGTTCGTTGTATTTGTTGTTGCTTTAACTTTTATGGATATCTATGTCGACATGCACTGTGTGTACTCAATTTTAATGGGGTGGAAGAGATTCCGCCTAAGTACATTCTTTCACGGTGGAAGAAAGATTACAAACGTCTTTATATTCCTGATCACAATTTTGGCAGTTCTGATGATACTGATCGTATTCACCGATCTAATCAGTTATTTAGAAGTGCCTTACAAGTTGTAGAGGAGGGAATACTTTCTGTAGACCATTACAATGTAGCGTTGCAGGCTTTTGAAGAATCGTTTATTAAGGCCCGTGATGTAGAGTAA